A section of the Candidatus Paceibacterota bacterium genome encodes:
- a CDS encoding flavodoxin family protein has protein sequence MKILAISGSPRKKNVYGMIKTVCEAAGGDFEILNIADQSIHHCNDCRNCHKTYKCAINDDMQDIHKKIADADCIVLGSPTYFDNVSGPMKNFMDRCLPFYFSRGLEGKKAILLTSGNFEDQLEFDENGKCKWHKEEKESVERCLRSMEYFCKIMGISIVGKIYALHDDWEIKESELICMGKRLL, from the coding sequence ATGAAAATACTGGCGATTTCAGGAAGTCCGAGAAAAAAGAATGTATATGGCATGATCAAGACCGTTTGTGAAGCGGCTGGCGGTGATTTTGAGATTTTAAATATAGCGGATCAAAGTATTCATCATTGCAATGATTGCCGAAATTGCCATAAGACCTATAAATGCGCCATCAACGATGATATGCAGGACATTCATAAAAAGATAGCCGATGCGGATTGTATTGTCCTTGGAAGTCCGACTTATTTTGATAATGTTTCAGGACCGATGAAAAACTTTATGGACAGGTGTCTCCCGTTTTATTTTTCGCGGGGGCTTGAAGGGAAAAAGGCTATCTTGTTGACGAGCGGAAATTTTGAAGATCAACTGGAATTCGATGAAAATGGAAAATGCAAATGGCACAAGGAAGAAAAGGAATCGGTTGAAAGATGTCTAAGGTCTATGGAATATTTTTGCAAAATTATGGGAATAAGCATAGTTGGCAAAATTTATGCCCTACATGATGATTGGGAGATAAAAGAGAGCGAATTGATTTGCATGGGCAAGAGATTATTATAA
- a CDS encoding trypsin-like peptidase domain-containing protein — translation MIITDKKIVFLVLALVAINLAAWASFSYNAYTQNRNLQNISERLRALENSAPGTGQNSISKEQFDALVERSKESGQQVDGLLKAYAGLQDKSLETVKQEIAKQKSQDEMLTEAVAEITPSVVSIVVTKDVPKLEVVYVNPFGDDPFFNDVDMRVPRYIQKGTEEKKVGAGTGFLISDDGYIATNRHVVNDSEAKYTVLLSDGTQKAAAITYIDDEIDLAIVKVDGVKYPHVALGDSDTLKLGQTVFAVGNALGKYNNSVSTGIISGLNRDIQASGSGGSESLKGVIQTDAAINPGNSGGPLVTLEGEVIGVNVATVVGSSNISFSIPVNTIKSIISSTVK, via the coding sequence ATGATCATCACAGATAAGAAGATCGTATTTCTGGTTCTGGCCCTCGTAGCCATAAATTTGGCGGCATGGGCGAGTTTTTCATATAACGCCTACACGCAAAACCGGAATCTCCAAAATATAAGCGAAAGGCTCAGGGCGCTTGAAAATTCCGCACCGGGAACCGGCCAAAACAGCATTTCAAAAGAACAATTCGACGCTCTCGTGGAAAGATCTAAAGAATCCGGCCAGCAAGTCGACGGCCTTCTGAAGGCATATGCGGGACTGCAGGACAAATCGCTTGAAACCGTCAAACAGGAGATCGCAAAACAAAAATCCCAGGATGAAATGCTCACGGAAGCTGTCGCGGAAATAACTCCCTCAGTAGTTTCCATAGTCGTCACGAAAGACGTTCCGAAGCTTGAAGTGGTCTATGTGAATCCTTTCGGCGACGATCCGTTCTTTAACGATGTTGATATGCGCGTACCAAGATATATCCAGAAAGGCACCGAGGAAAAGAAGGTCGGAGCAGGTACGGGATTCCTGATATCGGATGACGGCTATATCGCGACCAACAGGCATGTCGTCAACGACAGCGAGGCCAAATATACCGTCCTTCTTTCGGACGGAACTCAGAAAGCGGCTGCGATCACCTACATCGACGACGAGATCGACCTCGCGATCGTGAAGGTTGATGGCGTAAAATATCCGCATGTGGCTCTCGGCGATTCCGATACGCTCAAGCTGGGCCAGACCGTTTTTGCGGTAGGCAATGCCCTCGGGAAATACAACAACTCCGTTTCAACGGGAATAATCTCCGGACTCAACAGGGATATCCAGGCTTCGGGAAGCGGAGGAAGCGAAAGCTTGAAAGGGGTCATTCAGACCGATGCGGCCATAAATCCCGGAAATTCCGGCGGCCCTCTTGTGACCCTGGAAGGCGAGGTCATCGGAGTGAATGTCGCCACGGTCGTCGGCTCGAGCAATATAAGCTTTTCCATTCCGGTTAATACCATAAAATCCATAATCAGTTCGACGGTAAAATAA
- a CDS encoding geranylgeranyl reductase family protein: protein MESFEVVIIGAGPAGLSAAKKLAEAGKKVLLLEKNSVIGPKVCAGGFPSSVIGEFGLPKELWDLETYEMTFHTPLQEKTFKLGGPFYTVDRARLGAWQLEKLKGTSVQVRTDAKVTKVEKDHVMINGSEKIPYEHLIGADGANSVVRKYLGIKTENFSVAMQYIIPSDEYKKVEIYFDQRLISLGYVWIFPHKGYVSIGCGTEPRYYSTKKVAAGFEKWIKQNNIDTSKAKFEAFTINYDYRGHKFGNIYLAGDAAGLAAGLTGGGVYQALVSGEEVSRSICEKDYVSQRMPGVLKLNKKQNDALRFLEITRPILGLEMELFMLIIRNKWLGEKFINKIM from the coding sequence ATGGAATCATTTGAAGTAGTTATCATAGGTGCAGGGCCGGCGGGATTGTCTGCGGCAAAGAAACTTGCCGAAGCGGGAAAAAAAGTTCTGCTTCTTGAAAAAAATAGCGTGATCGGTCCGAAGGTTTGCGCCGGGGGATTTCCCAGTTCGGTGATCGGCGAGTTCGGTCTTCCGAAAGAATTGTGGGATCTGGAGACTTATGAGATGACCTTTCATACTCCGCTCCAGGAAAAAACATTCAAACTCGGAGGACCTTTTTATACTGTCGATAGGGCAAGGCTGGGAGCCTGGCAGCTCGAAAAGCTAAAAGGCACTTCGGTTCAAGTTAGGACCGATGCGAAGGTTACAAAGGTTGAGAAAGACCATGTCATGATCAACGGTTCCGAGAAGATCCCGTATGAGCACCTTATAGGCGCCGATGGGGCGAATTCGGTTGTCAGAAAATATCTTGGGATCAAGACGGAGAATTTCAGCGTTGCGATGCAGTACATCATTCCGTCCGATGAATATAAAAAGGTGGAAATATATTTCGATCAGAGGCTGATCAGCCTCGGATATGTCTGGATCTTTCCGCACAAGGGCTATGTCTCGATCGGCTGCGGAACGGAACCGCGATATTATTCAACCAAAAAGGTCGCGGCGGGTTTTGAAAAGTGGATAAAACAGAACAACATCGACACGTCGAAAGCGAAATTCGAGGCATTCACGATCAACTACGATTACAGGGGGCACAAGTTCGGGAATATTTATCTTGCGGGGGATGCCGCAGGACTTGCCGCAGGTCTGACCGGCGGTGGGGTCTATCAGGCGCTTGTTTCCGGCGAGGAAGTTTCCAGATCTATCTGTGAAAAGGATTATGTTTCGCAAAGGATGCCCGGAGTGCTGAAATTGAACAAAAAACAGAATGATGCATTGCGTTTTCTGGAAATAACCAGGCCGATCCTGGGCCTGGAGATGGAACTTTTTATGCTTATAATAAGAAACAAGTGGCTTGGGGAAAAGTTTATAAATAAAATAATGTAA
- a CDS encoding DMT family transporter gives MGVFFAFIALFSWGIGDFLIQRSTRAFGNYVAIFYITAFGSVVFFPFAYRSIPSLLSFGSDFMLLMFTSVVILFASLLDLQALKMGKISVVEPIFALEIPVTALLASFVIGESISVLQASLIIIILFGIILVSTKRSDDLKIRIEKGVMYAIFATFLMGSVDFLFGVSSREMDPFLVNWFTSVLLAFFTLFYLILRSRTNELVRCWKTEKKLIFGIGFFDNLAWISYSYSMLYVPIAIATSISQSYLVIVASLGIILNKEKLKRHQYLGLAVTISGAIVLAYITGE, from the coding sequence ATGGGAGTATTTTTTGCTTTCATCGCACTTTTCAGCTGGGGAATAGGCGATTTTCTGATCCAGAGAAGCACCAGGGCTTTTGGAAATTACGTAGCCATATTCTATATCACCGCATTCGGTTCCGTCGTGTTTTTTCCGTTCGCTTACCGGAGTATTCCGTCATTGTTGTCATTCGGTTCCGATTTTATGTTGCTCATGTTCACAAGCGTAGTGATCTTGTTCGCTTCGCTTTTGGATCTCCAGGCATTAAAGATGGGAAAGATATCCGTGGTAGAACCGATATTCGCTTTGGAGATTCCCGTAACCGCGCTTCTTGCATCATTCGTGATCGGGGAATCGATATCTGTTCTGCAGGCTTCACTGATCATAATTATATTGTTCGGTATAATCCTGGTTTCCACAAAACGTTCCGATGATCTGAAGATCAGGATCGAGAAGGGAGTTATGTATGCAATATTCGCCACTTTTCTGATGGGGTCTGTGGATTTTCTTTTTGGCGTCAGTTCGAGAGAAATGGATCCGTTCCTTGTCAATTGGTTCACAAGCGTATTACTTGCGTTTTTCACTTTGTTCTATCTCATCCTGAGGTCAAGGACGAACGAGCTTGTCCGGTGCTGGAAAACGGAGAAAAAACTTATTTTCGGCATCGGATTTTTCGATAATCTCGCGTGGATCTCGTATTCATACAGCATGCTCTATGTTCCGATCGCGATCGCGACCAGCATCAGTCAAAGCTATTTGGTGATAGTCGCTTCGCTTGGCATAATCTTGAATAAGGAGAAGCTGAAGCGCCATCAATATCTCGGCTTGGCGGTAACTATTTCGGGCGCCATAGTGCTTGCTTATATAACCGGGGAATAA
- a CDS encoding phosphoribosyltransferase family protein, which produces MRETRKERQEISGGEADAMAIVLDRMMKEDKFVPDFITGISRGAYHLVAKINSMTSKWAKIGYFNIGDDKADPNKKVIKSSSFDHDETLSGIRILVCEDDLRSGLSFIAVREYLEKKGAEVRTMSFFSHPFSKAAPDYIFKKNIEYEVWFPWDNLKQLAKSKSP; this is translated from the coding sequence ATGAGAGAAACAAGAAAAGAAAGGCAGGAGATCTCTGGCGGGGAAGCTGATGCAATGGCCATTGTTCTTGACAGGATGATGAAGGAGGATAAATTCGTTCCGGATTTCATCACTGGAATATCAAGAGGGGCATATCATCTGGTGGCCAAGATCAACAGCATGACATCGAAATGGGCTAAGATCGGGTATTTCAACATTGGCGACGATAAGGCCGATCCGAATAAGAAAGTCATAAAAAGCTCATCTTTCGATCATGATGAAACTTTAAGCGGCATCAGGATCCTGGTTTGCGAGGATGACCTTCGAAGCGGGCTGAGCTTCATTGCCGTAAGGGAATATCTTGAAAAAAAAGGAGCGGAGGTCCGTACTATGAGTTTTTTCAGCCATCCATTCTCCAAAGCGGCGCCTGACTATATTTTCAAAAAGAACATAGAATATGAGGTCTGGTTCCCGTGGGATAATTTAAAACAATTGGCAAAATCCAAGTCTCCATAG
- a CDS encoding histidine phosphatase family protein gives MITVYVVRHGEAEGNAKKKLMGQSDPSLTAIGKKDAYMLGERLRSVKFDKVYTSDLERAWATTDIIAKILNLSLEPIKTEKLREIDTGDCCGMDLECFFREYPESKNSADFCFPKGESYREFFCRIANFLKSLAKDYDDEIILIVAHEGVIKAIEYYFGYLEFRNHQKTKISHEYVRKFVVDGGNPAE, from the coding sequence ATGATAACTGTATATGTTGTAAGGCACGGAGAAGCTGAGGGTAATGCGAAAAAGAAGCTGATGGGCCAATCAGATCCGTCTTTGACTGCAATCGGCAAGAAAGATGCTTATATGCTGGGCGAAAGATTAAGATCCGTGAAATTCGATAAGGTCTATACAAGCGATTTGGAAAGGGCTTGGGCGACAACGGACATTATTGCTAAAATTCTGAATTTATCCTTAGAACCCATCAAAACGGAGAAACTTCGCGAGATTGATACCGGAGACTGTTGCGGGATGGATCTCGAATGCTTTTTCAGGGAATATCCGGAATCGAAGAATAGTGCGGATTTTTGTTTCCCGAAAGGCGAGAGCTATAGGGAATTCTTCTGCCGCATAGCGAATTTCCTGAAGTCGCTCGCAAAAGATTATGACGATGAAATTATTCTCATTGTGGCTCATGAAGGCGTTATAAAAGCGATCGAATATTATTTTGGATATCTTGAATTTCGCAATCATCAGAAGACAAAGATATCCCATGAATATGTCAGAAAATTTGTTGTTGATGGAGGAAATCCGGCGGAATAG
- a CDS encoding RNA-binding protein, with protein sequence MQKKLYVGGLAYSTTEDTLKNTFAEAGTVETATIIIDKMSGRSKGFGFVEMSTEEEAQKAIEMFNGKELDGRTLTVNEARPMAPRPARGGFGGGNHGGRGFGGGNRF encoded by the coding sequence ATGCAGAAGAAACTATATGTTGGCGGTTTGGCCTACAGCACCACCGAGGATACGTTGAAAAATACGTTCGCCGAAGCTGGTACCGTAGAAACTGCTACCATCATTATAGACAAGATGTCCGGCAGATCTAAGGGTTTTGGTTTCGTAGAAATGTCTACGGAAGAAGAAGCTCAGAAAGCTATTGAAATGTTCAATGGCAAAGAATTAGACGGCAGAACATTGACCGTAAACGAAGCTCGCCCTATGGCCCCAAGGCCAGCAAGAGGCGGTTTCGGAGGCGGTAACCATGGCGGCCGAGGTTTCGGCGGTGGAAACAGATTCTAA
- a CDS encoding DUF4202 family protein, whose protein sequence is MKLYNKADKFVERAFGKNGMKHFRRTVFWVKKLHPEADEAMLIAAISHDLERAFRKDGAGNPRDSEKGFLDGEHLKIHQKEGAKIIFDFLVEEGADSALANRVRELVEAHEVGGDKEQNILKDADSISFFENNAGHFIEKKARELGKEKVKEKFDWMFDRITSKKAKEISERWYERAIKELGY, encoded by the coding sequence ATGAAATTATATAATAAAGCGGATAAATTTGTCGAAAGAGCATTCGGAAAAAATGGAATGAAGCATTTCAGAAGAACGGTATTCTGGGTAAAGAAGCTGCATCCCGAAGCGGATGAAGCGATGCTGATAGCTGCGATCTCTCATGATTTAGAGAGAGCATTTCGAAAGGATGGCGCCGGAAACCCAAGAGACAGCGAGAAAGGGTTTTTGGATGGCGAACATCTCAAAATCCATCAGAAAGAGGGTGCCAAGATCATCTTCGATTTTCTTGTTGAAGAGGGCGCCGACAGCGCTCTTGCAAACAGAGTCAGGGAGCTTGTTGAAGCACATGAAGTCGGAGGCGACAAGGAACAGAACATCCTGAAAGATGCCGATTCGATCAGTTTTTTTGAAAATAATGCCGGACATTTTATCGAAAAAAAGGCGCGTGAATTGGGAAAAGAAAAAGTGAAGGAAAAATTCGACTGGATGTTCGACAGGATCACTTCAAAAAAAGCAAAAGAGATATCCGAACGCTGGTACGAGAGAGCCATAAAAGAACTTGGCTATTAA
- a CDS encoding aspartate/glutamate racemase family protein, giving the protein MKTNIGTLKTIGIIGGMSWESTNEYTRIMNELVKQKLGGLSSAKIIVEYVNFAEIAALQQQNRWEDLASIMTRIAQKLEMAGAECIVIATNTMHKVADEVQSSISIPLIHIADALAEEIKKKKMKKVALLGTRVTMEEYFYKGRLAKNHGIEVMIPSVFERAFIDRVIFKELCQGKFDRNYRITINNLIGRLGNEGAEGIILGCTELPLLITQKELDEQLGWAIPLFDTTTIHATAAIDFALRNTLRSASQ; this is encoded by the coding sequence ATGAAAACAAATATAGGCACATTGAAAACAATAGGCATAATAGGCGGAATGAGCTGGGAATCGACAAATGAATACACCCGCATCATGAATGAACTCGTGAAACAAAAGCTTGGCGGATTAAGCTCTGCAAAAATAATTGTGGAGTATGTCAATTTTGCCGAGATCGCGGCCCTGCAACAGCAGAACAGATGGGAAGATCTTGCGTCAATAATGACAAGAATAGCCCAAAAGCTCGAAATGGCCGGAGCGGAATGCATAGTCATAGCGACGAACACCATGCACAAAGTGGCTGACGAAGTTCAAAGTTCGATCTCCATCCCTCTCATACACATCGCGGATGCTCTTGCGGAAGAGATCAAAAAGAAAAAAATGAAAAAGGTCGCGCTCCTGGGGACCAGGGTAACGATGGAAGAATATTTTTATAAGGGAAGGCTGGCAAAGAACCACGGGATCGAGGTTATGATACCGTCAGTCTTCGAAAGAGCATTTATCGACAGGGTCATATTCAAAGAATTGTGCCAGGGAAAATTCGACCGGAACTACCGCATAACGATCAACAACCTGATAGGAAGGCTGGGCAATGAAGGCGCCGAAGGAATAATTCTGGGATGCACGGAGCTTCCATTGCTCATAACGCAAAAAGAGCTGGATGAGCAGCTGGGATGGGCAATTCCCCTGTTCGACACGACGACGATCCACGCCACGGCCGCGATCGACTTCGCATTGAGAAACACGCTGCGATCAGCATCGCAATAA
- a CDS encoding YerC/YecD family TrpR-related protein, with amino-acid sequence MSRVNPRILDSKVKMKYLDLLWTSIAQLETKEEVKKFFKDLLSESEAIMLARRIEIAKRLIDGQSYDEIAGDLKVGTDTISRVQQWLISGFGGYEKAIDGFNKELGNRIGRIKNINEEIPYSFTWIKKKYPLHFLLFNLLSGDSHASKRAKR; translated from the coding sequence ATGAGTAGAGTTAATCCGCGCATTTTAGATTCCAAAGTCAAGATGAAATATTTAGATCTTCTTTGGACCTCTATAGCACAACTGGAGACAAAAGAAGAAGTTAAAAAATTCTTCAAGGATTTATTGAGCGAGAGTGAGGCAATAATGCTGGCGAGGCGTATTGAAATCGCCAAGCGACTGATAGATGGCCAGTCTTATGATGAAATAGCTGGTGATTTGAAAGTTGGAACAGATACAATAAGCAGGGTACAGCAATGGCTTATTTCGGGTTTTGGAGGATATGAAAAGGCGATTGATGGGTTTAATAAAGAGCTTGGCAACCGCATTGGTCGAATAAAAAATATTAACGAAGAAATACCTTACAGTTTCACATGGATAAAAAAGAAATACCCGCTTCATTTTCTTCTATTTAATTTGCTCTCTGGCGATTCTCATGCCAGCAAACGTGCTAAAAGATAA
- a CDS encoding alpha/beta fold hydrolase encodes MKIKIKNIFGENLDVLIEGNKNSERVLIFIHGFGSDKNEGFASFLDLSGYFKDDFLTIRFDLSGYGKSEGEEYEFQFHKAAGDVDSVIRYARKKYRGKELNIIAHSLGAFVVCILSPYMIRRTIFTSIPNSNSKFIIRELQKRIKAKGGKINENGLSVYPRTSGVVQLIGKDFWKTLRSFDPVESIKELSEKTELAIFKPKQDEVLRDKYFNEYKTIKNMKYVEIDGDHNFTKKEDRLNLFENISKFLL; translated from the coding sequence ATGAAAATCAAAATAAAAAATATTTTTGGAGAAAATCTGGATGTGCTGATCGAAGGAAATAAGAATTCCGAGAGGGTTTTGATATTTATTCATGGATTTGGATCGGATAAGAACGAAGGATTTGCGTCGTTCTTGGATCTTTCCGGATATTTCAAAGATGACTTTCTGACAATAAGATTCGATCTGTCGGGCTATGGCAAAAGCGAGGGTGAAGAATATGAATTTCAATTTCACAAAGCGGCGGGGGACGTGGATTCAGTGATAAGGTATGCTCGAAAGAAATATAGAGGAAAAGAGCTGAATATCATAGCTCATTCTCTTGGGGCTTTTGTCGTCTGCATACTGTCGCCATATATGATCAGAAGGACGATCTTTACGTCGATACCTAATTCCAATTCGAAATTCATCATAAGGGAGCTCCAAAAAAGGATCAAGGCAAAAGGAGGGAAGATAAATGAGAACGGTCTTTCTGTTTATCCAAGGACTAGCGGAGTTGTCCAGCTGATCGGAAAAGATTTCTGGAAAACATTAAGATCTTTCGATCCGGTAGAATCCATAAAAGAACTCAGCGAGAAGACGGAACTTGCGATCTTCAAACCGAAACAAGACGAAGTTCTTAGAGATAAATATTTTAATGAATATAAGACGATCAAGAATATGAAATATGTTGAGATCGACGGCGATCACAATTTTACAAAAAAAGAAGACAGGTTGAACCTGTTTGAGAATATAAGTAAATTTTTATTATAA